From the genome of Streptomyces sp. NBC_01341, one region includes:
- a CDS encoding type III polyketide synthase: MTRIVAVHGVLPPYRHTQREVTDMTARTCLPPGADRRLLDRIHANAGVRTRNTVLPLERYAGLDGFGAANDVFIGAAVELGAEAIRGALRKAGLRPADVDLLMFTSVTGIAAPSVDARLVGRLGLRPDVKRLPVFGLGCVAGAAGVARLHDYLLGRPGQVAVLLSVELCSLTFQRDDPSPANLVATGLFGDGAAAAVLVGGDHAAPADGPEVLDTRSRLYPDTGHIMGWDIRESGFTVVLDPAVPDVVRRYLAEDVGAFLEQHGLKPKDIARWVCHPGGPKVLEAVTEALSLPEGALDVTRRALAETGNLSSSSVLHVLRDTMEQRRPEPGSPGLLLAMGPGFCCELVLLRW, from the coding sequence ATGACCCGGATCGTGGCCGTTCACGGGGTCCTGCCGCCGTACCGCCACACCCAGCGGGAGGTCACCGACATGACGGCGCGTACCTGTCTGCCCCCGGGGGCGGACAGGCGCCTGCTCGACCGCATCCACGCGAACGCGGGAGTGCGCACCAGGAACACCGTGCTGCCCCTGGAGCGCTACGCCGGCCTGGACGGTTTCGGGGCGGCGAACGACGTGTTCATCGGCGCCGCCGTCGAGCTGGGAGCAGAGGCGATCCGGGGTGCGCTGCGCAAGGCGGGGCTGCGTCCCGCCGACGTGGACCTCCTCATGTTCACCTCCGTCACCGGGATCGCGGCCCCCTCCGTCGACGCACGGCTCGTCGGGCGCCTCGGCCTGCGGCCCGACGTGAAGCGGCTCCCCGTCTTCGGGCTCGGCTGTGTCGCAGGGGCCGCAGGGGTCGCCCGGCTGCACGACTACCTGCTCGGCCGGCCGGGGCAGGTGGCCGTGCTCCTCTCGGTCGAGCTCTGCTCCCTCACCTTCCAGCGGGACGACCCGTCGCCCGCCAACCTGGTCGCCACAGGACTGTTCGGGGACGGTGCGGCGGCCGCGGTCCTCGTCGGCGGCGACCACGCGGCTCCCGCGGACGGACCCGAGGTGCTGGACACCCGCAGCCGCCTCTACCCGGACACCGGCCACATCATGGGGTGGGACATCCGCGAGTCCGGCTTCACCGTCGTGCTGGACCCCGCCGTCCCCGACGTCGTACGCCGCTATCTCGCCGAGGACGTCGGCGCCTTCCTGGAGCAGCACGGGCTGAAACCGAAGGACATCGCCCGCTGGGTCTGCCACCCCGGAGGCCCCAAGGTCCTGGAGGCGGTCACCGAGGCGCTGTCCCTGCCCGAGGGGGCCCTGGACGTCACCCGTCGTGCGCTGGCCGAGACCGGCAACCTCTCGTCGTCATCGGTCCTGCACGTCCTGCGCGACACCATGGAACAGCGCAGGCCCGAGCCCGGTTCGCCCGGGCTGCTGCTGGCCATGGGCCCCGGCTTCTGCTGCGAACTGGTGCTGCTGCGCTGGTAG
- a CDS encoding isoprenylcysteine carboxyl methyltransferase family protein gives MIWYTALVAAVAAERLAELGLALRNARWSLARGGTEAGRGHYPAMVALHTGLLAACLAETWRADRAFVPWLGWTMVAVVAAAQGLRWWCIRTLGRRWNTRVIVVPGLPLVTDGPYRLLRHPNYVAVAAEGAALPLVHGAWVTAVLFTVLNAALMAVRIRCEDDALARLAEAGVRA, from the coding sequence ATGATCTGGTACACGGCCCTGGTGGCGGCCGTCGCGGCCGAACGCCTCGCCGAGCTGGGGCTCGCCCTGCGCAACGCGCGCTGGAGCCTCGCGCGGGGCGGCACGGAAGCCGGTCGCGGCCACTACCCGGCGATGGTCGCCCTCCACACCGGGCTGCTCGCCGCCTGCCTCGCAGAGACCTGGCGGGCGGACCGCGCCTTCGTCCCGTGGCTCGGCTGGACCATGGTGGCGGTGGTGGCCGCCGCGCAGGGGCTGCGCTGGTGGTGCATCCGCACGCTGGGCCGGCGCTGGAACACCCGGGTCATCGTCGTCCCCGGTCTCCCGCTGGTGACGGACGGGCCCTACCGGCTGCTCCGCCACCCCAACTACGTGGCGGTCGCGGCCGAAGGGGCCGCCCTGCCACTGGTGCACGGCGCCTGGGTGACCGCCGTCCTGTTCACCGTGCTCAACGCGGCCCTCATGGCCGTACGCATCCGGTGCGAGGACGACGCCCTCGCGCGCCTCGCGGAAGCCGGGGTGCGCGCGTGA
- a CDS encoding MMPL family transporter, producing the protein MQGVARLLCGRRTKWLVVLFWIIILVLAAPLAGKLTGAQDNDAASWLPSSAESTRVWEESKEFRPEVITAVVVYARDGGLTGADRARIAEDERQLTALRAHGVRGQEVRGPLYDRKTEPAAAQIFVPITMDEKGWERIGPAVDSVRDVVGSGGGGLAVHISGPGGVAADSADAFSGIDSTLLLAALGVVIVMLLITYRSPTLLVLPVVSVVAALLTAQALIYLLAAHAGLTVNGQSAGILTVLVFGAGTDYALLLVARYREELRRHEDRHEAMARALHRAGPAVLASSGTVVLSMLVLLAAEMNSTRGLGPVAAIGVAVALIAMLTLLPALLVIFGRWVFWPAVPHHGTPEPTERGFWARTGRRLAAHPRRYWVATALALAVLSLGLLQLRAAGLSNADSFPDKPDSVSGQEVQNRYFPAGSGSPLVVIAAAGRSTEVRAAVQGTRGVVPGSLVVPPGARPVQDGRAIFEATLTDAADSDRAERTVERVRGAVHGIPGADALVGGDTAAALDMDAATRHDNLLIIPLVLLVVLIILALVLRALLAPLLLVATVVLSFAAALGISALAFRHVFGYAGETTDFPLFVFVFLVALGIDYNIFLTTRIREEALHQGTRAGVVTGLAATGAVITSAGLVLAGTFAALGTLPVVAFAEIGFTVALGVLLDTFVVRSVLVTALFLDIGPRVWWPHRMAREDGSAGPEPAPAP; encoded by the coding sequence ATGCAGGGAGTGGCCCGGCTGTTGTGCGGACGCCGCACCAAATGGCTCGTCGTCCTGTTCTGGATCATCATCCTCGTCCTGGCCGCTCCGCTCGCCGGGAAACTCACGGGAGCCCAGGACAACGACGCCGCGTCCTGGCTGCCGAGCAGCGCCGAGTCCACCCGGGTCTGGGAGGAGTCCAAGGAGTTCAGGCCCGAGGTCATCACGGCTGTCGTCGTGTACGCGCGTGACGGCGGCCTGACCGGCGCCGACCGGGCCCGGATCGCCGAGGACGAGCGGCAGCTCACGGCCCTGCGGGCCCACGGTGTGCGCGGCCAGGAGGTCCGCGGGCCCCTCTACGACCGGAAGACCGAGCCCGCCGCGGCCCAGATCTTCGTACCGATCACGATGGACGAGAAGGGATGGGAGCGGATCGGTCCCGCCGTCGACTCCGTACGGGATGTCGTGGGGAGCGGCGGAGGAGGGCTCGCCGTTCACATCTCCGGGCCCGGCGGAGTCGCCGCCGACTCGGCCGACGCGTTCTCCGGCATCGACTCGACCCTGCTGCTCGCCGCGCTCGGCGTCGTCATCGTCATGCTGCTGATCACCTACCGGAGCCCGACGCTGCTGGTGCTGCCCGTGGTCTCGGTGGTCGCGGCCCTCCTCACCGCGCAGGCCCTGATCTACCTCCTCGCGGCTCACGCGGGCCTCACGGTCAACGGGCAGAGCGCCGGCATCCTGACCGTCCTGGTCTTCGGCGCGGGCACCGACTACGCCCTGCTCCTCGTCGCCCGTTACCGCGAGGAGCTGCGGCGCCACGAGGACCGCCACGAGGCCATGGCCCGTGCGCTGCACCGCGCGGGGCCCGCCGTGCTGGCGAGCAGCGGCACCGTGGTGCTGAGCATGCTCGTCCTGCTGGCCGCCGAGATGAACTCGACCCGCGGCCTCGGGCCGGTGGCCGCGATCGGCGTGGCCGTCGCCCTCATCGCCATGCTCACGCTGCTGCCTGCTCTGCTGGTGATCTTCGGGCGGTGGGTCTTCTGGCCGGCCGTCCCGCACCACGGCACACCCGAGCCCACCGAGCGCGGATTCTGGGCGCGGACCGGGCGGCGGCTCGCCGCGCACCCGCGAAGGTACTGGGTGGCCACGGCCCTGGCGCTGGCGGTGCTGTCCCTCGGACTCCTCCAGTTGCGCGCGGCGGGTCTCAGCAATGCCGACTCCTTCCCCGACAAGCCGGACTCCGTCTCCGGACAGGAGGTCCAGAACCGGTACTTCCCGGCCGGGAGCGGCAGTCCGCTCGTCGTGATCGCGGCGGCCGGCCGGAGTACCGAGGTGCGGGCAGCCGTCCAGGGGACCCGGGGCGTCGTACCGGGATCCCTCGTCGTGCCGCCCGGCGCCCGCCCGGTGCAGGACGGCCGTGCCATCTTCGAGGCCACCCTCACCGACGCCGCGGACAGCGACCGGGCCGAGCGGACCGTCGAGCGGGTCAGGGGGGCCGTCCACGGGATTCCGGGCGCGGACGCGCTGGTGGGCGGTGACACGGCGGCCGCGCTCGACATGGACGCCGCCACCCGCCACGACAATCTGCTGATCATCCCGCTGGTGCTGCTGGTCGTACTGATCATCCTGGCACTGGTGCTGCGCGCCCTGCTGGCGCCCCTGCTCCTGGTCGCGACGGTGGTCCTGTCCTTCGCCGCCGCGCTCGGCATCAGCGCGCTCGCCTTCCGCCACGTCTTCGGCTACGCGGGGGAGACGACGGACTTCCCCCTCTTCGTGTTCGTGTTCCTGGTGGCACTCGGCATCGACTACAACATCTTCCTGACCACGCGGATCCGCGAGGAGGCCCTGCACCAGGGCACCCGGGCGGGGGTGGTGACAGGGCTCGCCGCCACCGGGGCGGTCATCACCTCCGCCGGACTCGTCCTGGCGGGCACCTTCGCGGCACTCGGCACCCTTCCCGTGGTCGCCTTCGCGGAGATCGGCTTCACGGTGGCCCTGGGCGTGCTCCTGGACACCTTCGTCGTGCGGTCGGTCCTGGTCACCGCCCTCTTCCTGGACATCGGCCCGCGCGTGTGGTGGCCGCACCGGATGGCCCGGGAGGACGGCTCGGCGGGGCCGGAGCCGGCTCCCGCCCCGTGA
- a CDS encoding YqjF family protein, which produces MRPLMTQSWLDLAFLHWAADPADVAPLLPAGTEPDTLDGVTYVGLVAFRMYRVGWLRLPGIPYLGTFPETNVRLYSRDAHGRRGVVFRSLDASRLIPVAVARATFRLPYVWSRMAIRREGDTLTYTSRRLAPGPRGAHSRIVLRTGDRIRTPSALEHFVTARWGMHSTFHGRTMYLPNAHPRWPLHRAHLVACDEDLVAAAGLPAPAGQPQSVLYSPGVPVRFGRPARP; this is translated from the coding sequence ATGAGACCGCTGATGACGCAGTCCTGGCTGGACCTCGCGTTCCTGCACTGGGCCGCCGACCCGGCCGACGTGGCGCCGCTGCTCCCCGCGGGGACCGAACCGGACACCCTGGACGGCGTCACCTACGTCGGACTGGTCGCCTTCCGCATGTACCGCGTCGGATGGCTGCGTCTGCCCGGCATCCCCTACCTCGGCACCTTCCCCGAGACCAACGTCCGGCTCTACTCGCGGGACGCGCATGGCCGGCGCGGGGTGGTCTTCCGCTCGCTCGACGCCTCGCGCCTGATCCCCGTGGCCGTCGCCCGTGCCACGTTCCGGCTCCCGTACGTCTGGTCCCGCATGGCGATCCGGCGCGAGGGCGACACACTCACCTACACCAGCAGGCGGCTGGCCCCCGGCCCCCGGGGCGCCCACAGCCGGATCGTCCTGCGCACCGGCGATCGCATCCGCACCCCCAGCGCACTCGAACACTTCGTGACGGCACGCTGGGGCATGCACAGCACCTTCCACGGACGCACGATGTACCTCCCGAACGCCCATCCCCGCTGGCCTCTGCACCGTGCGCACCTCGTCGCGTGCGACGAGGACCTCGTGGCGGCCGCAGGACTTCCCGCACCGGCCGGGCAGCCGCAGAGCGTGCTGTACTCGCCCGGCGTCCCGGTGCGCTTCGGGCGCCCGGCCCGTCCGTAG
- a CDS encoding SAM-dependent methyltransferase, whose amino-acid sequence MTTGIPQPPIDTSRPHSARVYDSLLGGKDNYPVDQAVAEQLPPEAKAGAFQNRAFMNRATAWLAGEGVGQFLDIGTGIPTAPNLHQIAQEIRPDARVVYCDNDPIVLRHAEALLVSRPEGATDYVHADVLEPATIIDAARKVLDFDRPIALSLLGLLHFLPDDLDPVGIVRTLTASLSPGSYVVLSQGASDVNPERGEQGRAEYGKGGIRLALRTRAEFERFFEGMDIVEPGLVTAPEWFRGTPAPRPEMSGVYVAVARIP is encoded by the coding sequence ATGACGACCGGGATACCTCAGCCCCCCATCGACACCAGCAGGCCCCACTCGGCGCGCGTCTACGACTCGCTGCTGGGCGGCAAGGACAACTACCCGGTGGACCAGGCGGTGGCCGAGCAGCTGCCGCCCGAGGCGAAGGCCGGCGCGTTCCAGAACCGTGCCTTCATGAACCGCGCGACGGCGTGGCTGGCCGGTGAAGGCGTCGGTCAGTTCCTCGACATCGGCACGGGCATCCCGACGGCGCCGAACCTGCACCAGATCGCCCAGGAGATCAGGCCCGACGCGCGGGTCGTCTACTGCGACAACGACCCGATCGTGCTGCGGCACGCGGAGGCCCTCCTCGTCAGCCGCCCCGAGGGAGCGACGGACTACGTCCACGCCGACGTGCTCGAACCCGCGACGATCATCGACGCGGCCCGGAAGGTCCTGGACTTCGACCGGCCCATCGCCCTCTCCCTGCTGGGGCTCCTCCACTTCCTGCCCGACGACCTGGATCCCGTGGGGATCGTGCGCACCCTGACGGCCTCCCTGAGCCCGGGCAGTTACGTGGTCCTGTCCCAGGGCGCGTCGGACGTGAACCCCGAGCGGGGCGAGCAGGGGAGGGCGGAGTACGGCAAGGGCGGTATCCGGCTCGCCCTGCGCACCCGCGCGGAGTTCGAGCGGTTCTTCGAGGGCATGGACATCGTCGAACCGGGGCTGGTGACGGCCCCCGAGTGGTTCCGCGGCACGCCGGCCCCGCGTCCCGAGATGAGCGGCGTGTACGTCGCGGTGGCCCGCATCCCGTAA
- a CDS encoding class I SAM-dependent methyltransferase, protein MTEDRRQPAADVFDAIGADYETAFAGSRAHHASLETLLGQLAPHSRILDVGSGTGRPTDRTLAAAGHEVLGVDVSAVMVDLAARRVPDATFRNADIREFPLPEAGFDAVCVYFSLLQMSRDEQRSLVRRLAGALRPGGRLVLATIPLDVEGVDAVFMGQEVRVTSFGPGECRALVTGAGLSVTQEHDAVFTPAHPGAVPEPHLYLHCLREPL, encoded by the coding sequence ATGACCGAAGACCGGCGGCAGCCCGCGGCCGACGTGTTCGACGCCATCGGTGCCGACTACGAGACGGCTTTCGCCGGCTCGCGGGCCCATCACGCCTCTCTGGAGACGCTACTGGGTCAACTGGCCCCGCACAGCCGGATCCTGGACGTCGGCAGCGGCACGGGCCGACCGACCGACCGGACACTGGCGGCCGCCGGGCACGAGGTACTGGGTGTCGACGTGTCCGCGGTCATGGTCGACCTGGCGGCCCGCCGGGTCCCGGACGCCACGTTCCGCAACGCCGACATCCGCGAATTCCCGCTGCCCGAGGCCGGCTTCGACGCCGTGTGTGTCTACTTCTCGCTCCTGCAGATGTCGCGGGACGAGCAGCGTTCCCTGGTCCGGCGGCTCGCCGGGGCGCTCCGGCCGGGCGGCCGTCTGGTACTGGCCACGATCCCGCTGGACGTCGAGGGCGTGGACGCCGTCTTCATGGGCCAGGAGGTACGCGTGACCAGTTTCGGCCCCGGGGAATGCAGGGCGCTCGTGACCGGCGCCGGCCTCAGCGTCACGCAGGAGCACGACGCGGTGTTCACCCCCGCCCATCCCGGAGCCGTGCCCGAGCCGCACCTCTATCTCCACTGCCTCCGGGAGCCGCTGTGA
- a CDS encoding SpoIIE family protein phosphatase, translating to MAGRDGRPRSFLGMRSLAGQVFLLQVAIVVLLVAAAVAALVLQSRADSEREARNRSVAVAETFANSPGMEAALNSPDPTAVLQPKAEAARKGSGVDFIVVLNRDAIRFTHPLPDRIGKKFVGEVGPALDGRVVTERITGTIGPLVQAVVPVFGADGKVIGLVSAGITIKSVSGVADNQFPLLFGSAAGILLLTMGGTALVTRRLRRQTHGLGPTEMTRMYEHHDAVLHSVREGVVIVSGDGRLLLANDEARRLLALPPDADGKPVTDLGLDQVTTGLLASGRTATDEVYSVGDRLLAVSQRTTDRDGGPPGSVTTLRDTTELQALSGKAAMARGRLKLLYDAGTEIGTALDVIRTCEELADFATARFADYATVDLAEAVLRGEEPTAAGATSRGLRRSAFSGPRDDTGLHPLGSVVRFLPNTDLGAGLLRGEAVLVPDLAQHSGWQQHDPERGARIVECGLHSLIAVPMRARGVILGVAMFWRAERPEPFEDEDLSVAEELVARAAVSIDNARRYSREHNVAVTLQRSLLPRGLPDQTAIDAAYRYLPAQAGLGGLGGVGGDWFDIIPLPGARVALVVGDVVGHGLHAAATMGRLRTAVHNFSTLDLPPDELLWHLDELVARIDQDESADGSAGGGVTGATCLYAIYDPVSGRCSMARAGHLQPVVVSPEGDARFADVPGGPPLGLGGMPFETLDVQLAENSRLVLYTDGLVEDRHRDIDEGLELLRSTLAGHPERTPEETCEVVLRTLVPARARDDVALLVGSTRRMAPENVAEWEVPSDPSAVARVRADVSRKLTEWELAEEAFTTELILSELVTNSIRYATGPIGVRLLRDRTLICEVSDRSSTSPHLRQAASTDEGGRGLFLVAQLAERWGTRYTDDGGKVIWTEQLLQP from the coding sequence ATGGCCGGACGCGACGGCCGCCCGCGTTCGTTTCTCGGCATGAGAAGCCTCGCCGGTCAGGTCTTTCTCCTCCAAGTGGCGATCGTGGTGTTGCTCGTCGCAGCCGCCGTGGCCGCACTCGTGCTGCAGTCCCGCGCGGACAGCGAGCGCGAGGCCCGCAACCGCTCGGTCGCCGTAGCCGAGACCTTCGCGAACTCCCCGGGCATGGAAGCCGCCCTGAACAGCCCCGATCCCACCGCGGTGCTCCAGCCGAAGGCGGAAGCCGCGCGCAAGGGCTCCGGGGTCGACTTCATCGTCGTACTCAACCGGGACGCCATCCGCTTCACGCACCCCCTGCCCGACCGCATCGGCAAGAAGTTCGTCGGCGAGGTCGGGCCGGCACTGGACGGCCGTGTCGTCACCGAGAGGATCACCGGGACCATCGGGCCGCTGGTCCAGGCCGTCGTCCCCGTGTTCGGAGCCGACGGCAAGGTGATCGGTCTGGTGTCCGCCGGGATCACCATCAAGAGCGTCAGCGGGGTGGCCGACAACCAGTTCCCCCTCCTGTTCGGCTCGGCCGCCGGGATCCTGCTCCTCACCATGGGGGGTACGGCGCTCGTCACCCGGCGGCTGCGACGCCAGACCCACGGCCTCGGCCCGACCGAGATGACCCGGATGTACGAGCACCACGACGCCGTTCTGCATTCCGTGCGGGAGGGCGTGGTCATCGTCAGCGGCGACGGGCGGCTGCTGCTGGCGAACGACGAGGCACGAAGGCTTCTGGCCCTGCCCCCGGACGCGGACGGCAAGCCCGTCACGGACCTCGGTCTCGACCAGGTCACCACGGGTCTGCTGGCCTCGGGACGCACCGCGACCGACGAGGTGTACTCCGTCGGCGACAGGCTCCTCGCCGTCAGCCAGCGCACCACCGACAGGGACGGAGGTCCGCCGGGCAGCGTGACGACCCTCCGCGACACCACGGAACTGCAGGCCCTGTCCGGCAAGGCCGCCATGGCCCGCGGACGGCTCAAACTGCTCTACGACGCGGGCACGGAGATCGGCACCGCGCTGGACGTCATCCGGACCTGCGAGGAACTGGCCGACTTCGCCACCGCCAGATTCGCCGACTACGCCACCGTCGACCTCGCCGAGGCCGTCCTGCGCGGCGAGGAGCCGACGGCGGCCGGCGCGACCTCCCGCGGACTGCGGCGGTCCGCCTTCAGCGGACCCCGCGACGACACCGGACTCCACCCGCTGGGCTCGGTGGTCCGCTTCCTGCCGAACACGGACCTCGGGGCGGGTCTCCTCAGGGGCGAGGCGGTCCTCGTACCCGACCTGGCACAGCACTCCGGCTGGCAGCAGCACGACCCGGAGCGCGGCGCCCGGATCGTCGAATGCGGCCTCCACTCGCTGATCGCCGTCCCCATGCGGGCCAGGGGCGTGATCCTGGGAGTGGCGATGTTCTGGCGGGCCGAGCGGCCCGAACCGTTCGAGGACGAGGACCTGTCGGTCGCCGAGGAACTGGTGGCCCGCGCGGCGGTGAGCATCGACAACGCACGCCGCTACTCGCGCGAGCACAACGTCGCGGTCACTCTGCAGCGCAGCCTGCTGCCGCGCGGACTCCCCGACCAGACCGCCATCGACGCGGCCTACCGGTACCTGCCCGCGCAGGCCGGCCTGGGCGGGCTCGGCGGTGTCGGCGGCGACTGGTTCGACATCATCCCGCTGCCCGGCGCCCGGGTCGCGCTCGTGGTCGGCGACGTCGTGGGGCACGGCCTCCACGCGGCAGCCACGATGGGGCGCCTGCGCACGGCGGTCCACAACTTCTCCACCCTGGACCTGCCGCCGGACGAGCTGCTGTGGCACCTGGACGAACTGGTCGCCCGGATCGACCAGGACGAGTCGGCCGACGGCTCCGCGGGCGGCGGCGTCACCGGTGCCACCTGCCTCTACGCGATCTACGACCCGGTGTCCGGACGCTGCAGCATGGCGCGGGCCGGCCACCTCCAGCCCGTGGTCGTCAGCCCCGAGGGCGACGCGCGGTTCGCCGACGTGCCCGGTGGGCCCCCGCTGGGGCTGGGCGGCATGCCCTTCGAGACCCTCGACGTGCAGCTCGCCGAGAACAGCCGGCTGGTGCTCTACACGGACGGACTCGTCGAGGACCGGCACCGTGACATCGACGAAGGACTGGAGCTCCTGCGCTCCACGCTGGCCGGGCATCCCGAGCGGACTCCGGAGGAGACCTGCGAGGTCGTCCTGCGCACCCTGGTGCCCGCCCGCGCCCGCGACGACGTCGCGCTGCTCGTCGGCAGTACCCGCCGGATGGCCCCCGAGAACGTGGCGGAGTGGGAGGTGCCGTCCGATCCCTCGGCAGTCGCCCGGGTACGCGCCGACGTGTCCCGCAAGCTCACCGAGTGGGAGCTGGCCGAGGAGGCCTTCACGACCGAGCTGATCCTCAGTGAACTGGTCACCAACTCGATCCGCTACGCCACCGGCCCCATCGGCGTACGGCTGCTCCGAGACCGGACGCTGATCTGCGAGGTGTCCGACCGCAGCAGCACCTCCCCCCACCTGCGCCAGGCGGCCAGCACGGACGAAGGGGGCCGGGGGCTCTTCCTCGTCGCTCAGCTGGCGGAGCGCTGGGGCACCCGCTACACGGACGACGGGGGCAAGGTCATCTGGACCGAGCAGCTCCTGCAGCCGTAG
- a CDS encoding NAD(P)/FAD-dependent oxidoreductase codes for MIDILVAGGGPAGLAAAIRAAAAGLEAVVVEPRAVPVDKACGEGIMPSGVAALKALGVTPAGRELRGIRYVQGARRAEARFRGSSGLGVRRTALHLALHRRAAELGVRFVAGRVDGVRQGEDRVTAAGLTARWLIAADGLHSPTRRALGLERAPAPPRRYGLRRHYRVAPWTDFVEVHWSPHGEAYVTPVGDGLVGVAVLSGRRRSHEDHLDAFPALARALRGLEDGAVRGAGPLRRTVSTPGAGRVLLVGDAAGYVDALTGEGVALAAATASAAVDCLVAGRPDAYPAQWARLTRRHRLLTRALVGLARRPVTARMIVPAAQRLPPLFGAAVRALQ; via the coding sequence GTGATCGACATCCTGGTCGCGGGCGGCGGACCGGCCGGTCTCGCGGCCGCCATCCGGGCGGCGGCGGCCGGCCTGGAGGCCGTGGTGGTGGAGCCCCGCGCCGTACCCGTGGACAAGGCCTGCGGCGAGGGCATCATGCCCAGCGGGGTGGCGGCCCTGAAGGCGCTGGGAGTCACCCCTGCCGGCCGGGAACTCCGGGGGATCCGGTACGTCCAGGGCGCCCGGCGCGCCGAGGCGCGCTTCCGCGGGAGCTCCGGGCTCGGCGTGCGGCGGACCGCACTGCACCTCGCGCTGCACCGCCGCGCGGCGGAGCTCGGGGTGCGTTTCGTCGCCGGCCGGGTGGACGGGGTGCGACAGGGGGAGGACCGCGTCACGGCGGCCGGCCTGACGGCCCGCTGGCTGATCGCCGCCGACGGACTCCACTCGCCCACGCGCCGCGCACTCGGACTCGAACGCGCCCCCGCCCCACCACGCCGGTACGGACTGCGCCGCCACTACCGGGTCGCGCCCTGGACCGACTTCGTCGAGGTGCACTGGTCCCCGCACGGCGAGGCGTACGTGACCCCCGTCGGAGACGGACTGGTCGGGGTCGCCGTGCTCAGCGGTCGACGCCGCTCCCACGAGGATCACCTCGACGCGTTCCCCGCACTGGCCCGTGCGCTGCGCGGACTGGAGGACGGCGCCGTGCGCGGCGCGGGCCCTCTGCGCCGGACCGTCAGCACGCCGGGAGCGGGCCGGGTCCTGCTCGTCGGTGACGCGGCCGGGTACGTCGACGCCCTCACCGGTGAGGGCGTCGCCCTCGCGGCGGCGACCGCCTCGGCGGCGGTGGACTGCCTCGTCGCGGGCCGGCCCGACGCGTACCCCGCACAGTGGGCCCGGCTGACCCGCCGTCATCGCCTGCTCACCCGGGCGCTGGTGGGTCTGGCGCGCCGCCCGGTCACCGCCCGGATGATCGTGCCCGCCGCCCAGCGCCTGCCCCCGCTCTTCGGCGCCGCCGTGCGCGCGCTGCAGTGA